In Rhodopirellula bahusiensis, the DNA window GGTCGGATGAGGGACTTGGTTCACCATCCCAAGACGCACGCGGCCAACGAACGATTCGCGAAGTTCCTGGAGAAGCATTTGGACGATCTGTTCACATTCCTTCGTCATCCTGGTGCCGACGCAACGAATTGGCGCGGGGAACAAGCGATCCGACCGGCGGTAGTGAACCGCAAAGTCTGGGGTGGCAATCGAAGCGAAGCGGGAGCTTTAGCTCAGTCTCGTATCATTGGCGTGATGCAAACTTGCAAACAGCGACTTGCGGATCCATTCGACTTTATCCGCCGTCAACTCGTCAGTACCACGCCACTGGTGCTGCCACTGCCCATCACTGCACGGTAAACAAGTACGCAGAATCTTGGTGGGGAACGTTGCTATCGCATTGACGTCTTGCCAATTCCCCATTGAGTTGTTCCGCGTTTGGAATTGATTTGCACTCACTTCCATCGACGATTCTGCGCGCACCGGTGGCCGACATGGCCGACACCGGATGCAGTTCGGATTGCTTTTTCCGGCAATCGGATGCGTTGCATCGACCTCGTCGTGTTGCATTTGGCGCCGATTCGTTTGAATGACACCGTCCGAAGCGTCGAACGGATGGCGGCGGTCCTGAACATTGTCTAACAGTGCAAATTCCCGGTGTCGCTTCTCCCACTGCGCAATCACCTTCAAGCAGTAGCATCGTTGTAGCGTTGCTCGACCGACAATCAAATCCTTTCCGTGTTCAATTGCCGATACTCGTTTCCGCTCGATGTTTAGCTGGGTCTTCGCAGGCGTTGATTTGCCCGATGTTCGGGCTTCCAGCGAAACCGATCGCCGCAGTCGCAATGAAAGATGGTTCTTCTTCCGTTTACCAACAGATACGGATCAAGCGGCTCGTTGTAACGGATCGTTTTGTCGGCTTCGCTTGCTGGGCGTGGTCTTCCGTGAGGGCATTCTTGGCACATCGAAGCCACCGCCGGCGCCGGTGGCTGCCGTTCTCCGTCTTTGGAATCATTGATCATTTTGCGAACCCTTTCGAGCATCGAGTAGAAATGCTCTCGATTCCCTACGGTGTTTGGGACCGTGATTCCCTTGTAAGTGTTGCCAAACAATATGATCGCAAACGGACAATGCGTTCCTTCGGTTGCTTCAACTAGGTGGCAATGTGCAATGACCCGGACAACATGTTGAGGCAATATTTTGCCATCCGTCTTGTTGATTCGATGTACCGGAATTGTCATACCACCCTTCTGCAAGATGCGCCGCGGTTTGCCAACCAGTTTTCGTTTCTCGTCTCGCAGCACGCCCTCGGGTCTTCTCGCCTCATATCCGGCAAGCAACAATCCAAACCAATCAACGGGTTGTGGTACGAGTTTGTTTGGGTTTGGGTCGCGTTGAACAGCCATGCGAATGGACAAACGGCGTTTCCCGAGTTCCCGCCACGTTACCAATGCGTTTCTTGTGAAATGTAGCCAAGCTGTCGCTCCCACAAACATTAGTAACAAATAAGCAAGGTTCGGAAGCGGCAAGATTGACAGCACGACGAGCCCCACGACAAATGCCACGAGCAGCCAGAATAGTTCGTAAACGCTTCGCCCATAGGCTTCCTCGATTGCGTCTTTCTCGTACCACGGCAACAGCGATAGCGAGGGCATTTCCTCTTCAGGATCAGAGTAACTTTTTTCGTGCGTGAGGATTCCGGCCCTTGGGCAAAATGTGTACTCGGCCAGCGTTGTAGCTGATACTGTTGGGTCATCAGTTCCCGCTTCCGGAATCGCGGCAACGTTTCGATCAATGCGATTGGCAAGTCGCGACGCCGTCGAATCGGTCGCGGATGATTCTTGGAGGCTAAAGCGATTCGCTGGTTTGACGGGAGATCGCTGTGGCTCGACTAGGTCCGCAGGGCTGAGGCGATTTTGTTCCATCAACAGTGACAGGTGCTTGCGCACGATCTTATCGAGAAATTCGATTGCCTCTGTTCGCTCATCATCGCTCGGCGGACCATCACGATGATAGTGCGATTCGCGATTGCGTATCCACGTAACCTTCCGCGCCATTCTTCCGATCTCTTCTCCCAGGAATTCACTGCGGTGCGCGAGATAATCGCCTAGCGAGAAGTTTCTTTGCTCTCCGTCAGTCGCTTCAGGCGGAAAGTGTTCGTGAATGATCTCTTCAACCAAGCGCACGGCATGGGTTAATCGTTCAACAAGCGAACTCACTGTCTGGAGGTCGGCAAGTCGCGAGAAATAGTTCGTGATGTCTCGCTTCATCGCGTCATTTGATTCAGCGCTCATAGTCCACCAGCCCGAGTCTGCGAATAACTTCTGCGACCGAGTTCGGTCGATCCGATCTCAGAAATGCGGTCGCGCTGGCGATTAATTCCGTTAGGGGCTCGGGAAGGGAGAGACTCTCGCAAAACGCTCGTTCCTGGCCTGGTGGTGGTAACTCTCCCGCTAGCACATGTATCGCAATTCTCCCCCAGCTGTAGATGTCTGCTCTCGTATCCACGTCATCACTATCAGCCTCCCCGGCGCGATACGGATCGGCCGGCCAGTCATCGGTTGAAACTGTCGGCCCGCGATCAATCAGTTTCGCAAGTTCAAATTCCGTTAGTATCGCTCGACCTTCAGGTTGATGAATCAGAATCGAAGACGGACTGAGTTCTCGGCAAACGATCTCTTGACCGTGCAAAGCGGCCAATCCGTGAGCAATGTCGGCGATGAGAGATTTTGCATGCGAACGACTGAGCTTCCCGGAGCGAAGCGTTCTCGCAAGCGTCTCTCCTTCAATCCATTCATCAATGACCCAGTAGAAACTTTCGATCGGATCGTGAAATGCCGTGATGTTGCGGGCAATGTTCGGATGGTTGCCGATTGCGCTGCAGACATTGGGATGACGCTTGATCCAAGTCTTGCAACGTTGCTCTTCATCGGTTGAAAGGTCACGCAAGTCAAAACGCTTGCCACGTGCCTGACGATCCAGTTCCAGATGCCGTAAACGACAAATCTGAAACCTGAGCCCGTTTGACGCCACAATCCAATCGGTCAACACCTCCGAAATCAAATATTCGTGGACCGTACCAGCGGACGCCTGTCCTTTCGTCTGACTCAACAGCACGGCGAGCGATACGTCCAAGGCTTCGGCAATGGCTGCCAAGGTGTTGCGATACACAGCCTTGCCGACCAACAGGTTGTTGACCGTCCCCACAGAGCAACCGGCACGCTGAGCTAATTGTTCCACCGTGATGCCGCGTTGATTCATGGTCGCTATCAGCTTGCCGGAATCCGCCAAAACGGTTCGTCCGTGGTTGGGCCGGTTGGTTGCCATCTTGATCCCCAGGAACCGTGATTTGCTTAGTTGAGGAGATTGTTCACAGATTGTACGAGATTGAATTTAGCGTAATCGAGGAACCACGAATAATCCTGACACTCCGAGTCAATCAACGTGCTCGTGAACTTACCTCGAAAAACTAAAAAGGACGTGTCGTGCTGCAGAAAACAACGCAATGGATGACCGACCGACTTGTCGAACGAGCGTTACCCAGCATCGGAAGCTTCATGGCTTCGGCGCTTCAGCGAATGCTCATTCTTGGCCATGCGGATCATCATAACCAATTGGAGGAACAGGCTCGACGGTACGAAGCAGCGGGCAAGCCACATTTGGCGAAACTGATTCGCAGCGAAGCCGAACAACTCACGTTGGACGATCCGTTTAGCTCTGCCGGTGCGATCTACGAACGGCTATCGGAAGACGCCAACAACAATTCAGGAATTCCTCTTGCACTACCCGAAGCGGCGCCTGCGGCAAGGAAACGCAAGAAGAAATCATCTGAACAAAACGATGTCGTTTCCGAGCAAGATGAGGAACGGGGCCAATGAACACGCTGACGCAGTTCAACGAACGCGACATCACGGTACTGCGTGCGTTAAGTCGCAAGGTCCGGCTTTTCGGTCAGCGGCAATTGGCGGAGTCCCTGTGGCACGGCGACGTTGCAAATGCCCGTCGTCGCATACGGCGATTTGCAGCACTCGGCTTGGTTCATCGACAAGTCACGATGGCACGCCCACTGCCGGAGTTACTAGCACCCGTTGCGCATTGGCATCCAGGTCAACCCGGCCCCGACTTTGGGCAGATTGCGTTTCAGTTGCAAAGTCGCTGGCGGTACCAAGCACTTCGCTCGACGGTCGTGTTAACTCCTACGCCAACTGTGGTTGATCACTTCGGTGGGCGTCAAAAGGCGACGCTATCGTCGCAAGTCTCCCATGACCTTGGCGTATCAGCCGTTTGGCTTTGGTTCTACCGCAACCACCCCAACCTTGCAGCCGCTTGGCGCGGTGAAGACCTGATTGACGACAGCGAACCCGGAGAGAGTCTGCCTGACGCAGTGCTGGTCGACCAAAACGAGAACCACACCGTGCTGATCGAGTTCGGCGGTGACTACAACGCGCAGCGCGTCTTGGAATTCCACGACGACGCTGAGCACCGCAACTTGCCCTATCAGATTTGGTGAATCAATGCCCGATAATACGCTTCGACAACGAGATCGCATGATCGTCGATTTCGTTGTTCGCTATCGACTCGCGACCAACGCGATCATTGGCGCTCAAATTCTGCCAGGACGCTCGCTCAACGCAGTTGCCAAGGTGACGGCTCGGCTGTGCAACATCGGACTGCTCAAACGCTACATGTTGGTTCCACCCGAAAACTACTTTCGCGCTGGGGCACGCGCCATCAACGTGCTTGGCTTGCCGCAAAGAAGCTGTGAGTCGCTTGGTCCTCAATCGTTGCCGATCGACTACGCAACCTTGATCTACGCGATGAAACCCAATGCAAAGCGACGACGGCTCACTCCAGAGGAAGTGACAGAGTACATGCCTTGGTTGCCGTCTGAATTGTCTCATTCGCCCTATTGCGTTGACGCGAAAGGAAACCTTGACCATCTGCGTGTTGATCTCGGCGGGTCGCCGCAGCACGTTGCTCGAAAAGTCGCCGCCGCTGCGCACGATCGTCTGCTCGTCCCGCAGATCGCTGAGCTTTCCTCACGTTCCAAATTCCAGCTCGTCGTCCTGACAACGGGTACTGAGAAAGCCAATGCAATAGCAAAGGCTATCGGAAACACAGACTGTTCAGACCAAATTCGCATTCGTTTGGCCATCGTGCCACGCCTTTCTTTCCTATTACTTCGATCCAACTAAAACCGCAGGAGACAACCATGCCGCGAAGTGTTTACCGCCAATCGGCCGGAAATCCGATTCAAACATCGATGTTGCCAGCCGAACCACTGGAGCTGGAATTCGCTTACCGTCGAGGCGTCGATAACACGGACGATGCTTACACTTGGCGAGTCATGAAGGAATTGACGATCGCCAGTTTTGTGGGCTTGGTCGCTTGCTGGCTACAGTTGTTCGTCTTTGACGTGGGACTGTTGCTAATGCTCGGTGTCGCGATTGCTCTGTACTTGTTTCTGCGTGCCGCCAGTTCTCACTTCCATGCAATTCGAGATCTTGGCCTCGGGATGGTCTTGGCAGCGTGGATTTACCATCCGTTCATGCCGCCGATCGCAATCGAGCTGTTTGTCGCCTTGATTGCTAGCGCGTTCGTCGCCAGGGAAATTTCGCGGCACTATGCATTTGTCTCGACCGTAGCTCCGATGCCTTTGGCACGAGCGTGGGACATTCGCGATTCGGTCTGTTGGACGACGCTGGCAAGTAGCCTGCTGCTTGTTCCCATCGCGCTTGCTGCTCTGATCCCTCATGCGATGCCAGTTTTGTTAGCGGCGAGCGTATTTGGCTGGATTGTCATGACGTACCTTTTCGTTGCGAACCCACACGCATACTTCACAGGCTTTTGCGGGGCTGTAAAGACTTGGTGCAGCTACAACCGAGACGAACACCAGCTCGCCGGCATTTTGAGTAGCCCGTCTGGCAACTGTCGCCGACGGCTAACATTGCTCGTCGTTGCTTTGCTGTTGAACGTCTTCGCATTCTTTCGCGTTACGGTGTTGTCGCAGGCGGCGGAGGGAGCCGCACAAGTTGGTCGCCTCGCTGGCTCGGTGGGTCCATTGGAATTCATTGTCAACCTTGCTGCGGTCTCATTGTTGTTTGCAGCTTTGGCGATAATCCCCGTCTTGATGCTGATGCTGTCCGTCGCAATTGTCGGCACACCAGTATTCGCACGGCTCTCGATTCCCAAACCAAGTTTCGTGCCAGCGCATGAATGGAAAGAGATCACTGACCGAATCCGACGCTCCAACAATTTGGTTGAGCGAAACAGTCTCTATCTTGGCCGCGTATCGTTCGATCAGTCGCCAATGCTTGTCCCGCACGATGTCTTCCGCGAACACGCACATTTCTTGGGTGACAGTGGCTCGGGAAAGACGGCGCGTGGATTGGCTCCGTTCATCGAGCAAGTGCTTGGCAGCGGAAACGCCAGCGTCATGGTGCTCGACCTCAAAGGAGATTCGCCGGAATTGCTGCAAACACTACGCAAGGGCGCGGAAACGGCAAAAGAACTCACTGGAAATGAGGTTCCTGTCCGGTACTTCACGCTACGAGAAGAACTTGCAACTTACGGCTTCAATCCATTCAAGCTGGCTTGCTGGGACAAGCTAAACGACCTTCAGAAAACCGACATTCTGTGCGGTGCACTGGGTTTGAACTACGGGACTGACTACGGCGAAGGCTACTTCAGTTCGGCCAATGCATCCGTTCTGTACGCCACAGTATCGCACTTCCCCGACATCAATAACTTCGAGCAACTGCGGGACAGGATCGCTTTCGTTATCTCACGACCAAAATCCCATGGCTTGGACGACAAGTCCCGCGACGCCGGGAACCACGTTCGCATGTCTGTCACCCGGCTGGCTGCAATCGCTTCGCTAAACATCTCGGACGAATGCACACCCAACGCCGAAGTACTTCGGCACAACATTGACCCAACCCGACTATTTGCAAGCGCTGAAGCCCACTACTTCAGCCTGTCAACAACTCTTGGCCCAGGTTCATCTCCTGAGATCGCCAGACTAGCAACCTACATGCTCCTTACCGCTGCAACCATGACCGACAGAAATGTTCCGGTCTATCTCGTTATCGACGAGTTTCAGAGAATGGCATCTCGAAACTTGGACTACCTGCTTCAGCTCGCTCGAAGCATGGGCGTTGCAGTGATTCTTGCGAACCAGTCCATGCAAGACCTCAAACGATATGACCTCATTTCAACGCTAGAGACCAACTGTCGGTACCGCCAATGGTTTGCGATCTCAGGTTGGGATGACCAAGACCGCCTTTCGCACGCAAGCGGCGAGACGATTGACACGCTCGATTCAGTATCCGTTACTCATTCAACAAGTGATCGCGGCGCAAGCACCAGTACCAACCATTCGAGTCGTGAAGTGGTCAGTCCAAGACTAACCAAGAATGACGTCAAGTTGGTGAGCGACGATGATCGCAAGAGCATCGTCCTGATCAATCGCGGTTCGGGTTACGCCCAGTACGGCGGAATGCCTGTTGTAATCGAGAGCGATTTCCATATCTCGCAAGCTGAATACAGCAATCGCAAATCCGCTCCGTGGCCATCTGACGACAAGGGGACTTTTGTACCGTCAACCTGGAATCGCCCGACTCCCACAATCCCTCACCGTGGACGGAGAGCAAATATGACGCCAACGGTTACTCAGGAGACCATCTCAATCGAGCCTACAAAGACAGCAACTGCAGGAGTTCCTGTCGCTGAAACTCCCGCCACCAAGAGTCCTCAAGCGGCCAAGCCACGACGCAAGAAATCGAGAGCAACAAAGCGACGAAAAAAGCAGCAGCAGCCGCAGGTGAGCGTGGAACCAACGACGCAGACAGAAAATCTGTTCGACCGATATCTCCAGGAGAACCCCATTGAAATTGAGTCGGACACGTCTTCCGTAGGAGCATCACGATGATTTATCAACGATGGTCGCCCGGTGTTCACGATCTCATTGAGTCTTTGACATGTCGCATTCGCGTCTTGTCGCTCAATCAAATCCAACAAGGATGGCGACAGCAGCTTGGACCTGCCAAAGCAGTGTTGGAAACGATCGAGCTACTTGTCAAAGCTGGCCTGTTGCAAGGCGACGTATGGAAGGTCCAAGCGTCTCCGGTCAACGGAAGGCCAGTCTGTCACTGGTCGCAAGGCGATGAAACGCCCGACCTGGTTCCTGTCCATCAACTCATTCAGGAACGGTGGCACCATCCCCGGATGCCGACCCCGGTGGTTGCAGCCACCCATCGAGCTGCTCGCCTGTTTGGTTCTTCGACGGGAGGGTTGCCACCAGCCAACCACCGCAATCACGACCTGTTGCTTTCAGAAGTCTATCTCCGATACCGCGACGTGCTCTCCAGCACCGGTGTCCTTTGGGTCGGAGAAGATGCGATGACCTTGGCCGAACGCGGAATCAAGAATCCCGACGCGTTTCTTGTAGGAAACGAAGGCGAAATCGTTCGAGTGATCGAATCGGCTGGCAAGTACTCGATCTCACAACTCGAATCGTTTCACAAGCACTGCGAATCCGAGCAACTCGCTTACGAACTCTGGTAGGGGAAAATCAACATGCACCAAACGAAAATGGAATCACTGCTCTTAGAGCATATCGCCCGCCACACGATTGCGATTGATCGGTACCTGCCGGCGGATAACCGTGAACGCGCTTTGCTGGTATTGGAGCGTCTTCATCGAATGGGCCAAATCAGCCAATGGACACATCAAAGCGGACTTCGTTACTGGACTCGTTCCGCATCGAAACCGTTATCAGACTCTTCGTTGGTGCGTTCGCTTGGTTTCCTCTTGTTCTGCCAACAACCGACACGGCGCCGGCTTACCAGCAGCGATATTGATGAATTCTTTCCTTCTCTGTTCAGGCACGGACTACCAGGCGGACATTACATCGACTGTGAAACAGACTCACCCTGTTTGGGGCGTGCATGTGTTGATACAGGAGCATCAAAGGTCAAACGAATCACCGTACGAGCTGGCGAAATGATCCGCAAGTATCGACAAAGTGAAGCCTTCAATGTGTTGCTAAAAGACAATCGCTTTCAAATCACATGGATCGTTCCAACAACGGCCAAGCAACACCGACTAACCGAAGCATTGGCTCCGCTCGTCTTGACGGGCGTCAACTGCCGCGTTTGCGCCATCCCTGAACTACTCAACGTCCTCGCTCCAATCCCCCAGCGGGTTTGAAAATGACTCTCGACCCGAGAGCAGAAAAAACAATGGGTAGGTGATCGTCTCCAATTGCTTGGCAAGCCCGGTAAGGGATTGTCAATCAAACGCCGTCTGGAATGAGCCAGCGACGTGAACAGGAGGTTACGTCATGAAAAAGATGACAGATCGCCTTGAAGGAAAGATGACCTCGGTTCGTTGGGTAGCTGAGATCATTTTTGTTCGGAGTGCAGATACGGTTCTGGATGTTCTTAGTGACATCTGGAAGGGACTGCGCTCAGTGATTCGACGAATAAAAAAGCTGTCTCGTTCGCACTCCTCGCAGACTGAGTGGTTACTCAGAAAAAGAGGGATGACGTCCGAGCTGCGTTGGATATTCGCGGTATTGCTTGTATGGCCAATGATGCTCATCCGCCTTGCCTTATTTGGCTTGGTGGCCGGGTTGTGGCTCATGCATGCACCACAAGTAGCAATGCAAACGTGGGAAGCCATCGCGAAAGTCGAATCATCACCCAATAAAAAAAGAACGCCGTCGGAGAATCGACCTCAGAAGAGGCTCCGAGACTTCAACGACGTTCGGGCTCGCGTAAGCGAGTTAACGCAGTAACCGGAGCAATGAGGTTCCGGTCTTAACCATACCGCCGGTGGATTCAGGAGGGCCTGTTCCATCGGCTTTCACTAACAGCGTGCATAGCACGCAAGGAGTACGGATGTCAAAAGCACCGATAAAGCGATTCGCAGTAGGGAATGGAATCAAGGCTTCGATTTGGGAGAACCAGTCGAAGAACAATGGTTCGTGGCTTAGCGTCACGATTACCCGAACCTACCGCGAGGGCGAAGAATTTAAAGACACCACGTCGTTTCGACGTGATGACTTGCTGTTCGTCGCCAAAGCGTCCGAATTGGCGTTTACGTGGTGTCTCAAGAAGGCGCAAGCCAGCAAAGAGGCAAAGAGCCGCGAGTAAAGGATGACAAACCGTCGGTGGGTGTAGCCCACCGGCTTCATGGATGTGAACGCAATGAATTCGATTGACGAAATAGGACTCCTTCCAATGGGAAGAATTTTAGTGACAGAGGCTGCAAATTCACGAATTCCGCCAGAGGAAATGCTGATGGCGATTCTGAAACATGGTCGCGGAGAATGGGGTGACATCTCTGACGAAGATCGGGCGGCGAATTCCGTCGCGCTCAATCGCAGTCTCCGAGTGGTCTCGCAGTGTCGAGCATCAAACGGGACTCGGTTTTGGATCATCACAGAACATGATCGCTCCCACACAACGATTCTTCTGCCGAACGAGTACTGAATCGCACTATCGGTTTTTGTCGCACAGGTGGCGACCGGGTTGTACCCAAGGTTTTGCCAGGCTGGACTTCCCAGCCTGGCACTTTACGAACTCGCTTTTGCGCGATGGGCAACCATCGCGGAGGGGCGAGTTTACAACGGGGAGTTCGTGCCCCTCTGTCACACGCGGACTTCCCTCCATGCATGGAGAAAAAATGAAAGAGAAAATACGCAGATACCTGTTGGTACGGCTGTTGCCCGAGGATTTGCTCGACGCAATCAGCGGACTTTACGACCTTCAAACCACATGGCTTGATCGTCGCAAATACAAGCTACCCGTCCACTGCTATCAAGACGTTCAAGACGCAAACGAGATTCTGCGTGAATGGATTGATGAAGCAGAGCAGGCCGGTTGGCTATCGCCTGAAGAACGAATAGATCGCGAGTTTGGCGTGAACTAATTCGAGGTATTTGACAGAAACCAAACACGTGTGGAGAGGGTGACAGCTCTCCACACATTTTTCAAATAAGCAAATCCGGAAACCAATGTCAAGCAAAACACATACACCGTACGCGGTTATCGGCTCCGAGAGCCTGACCTCCTCTCTGTACAAATCTGGCGACGAGTTGATCGGTTTCCAGTATCGGTTCAACATCACGCGACTCGACGCGATTTCGGGACGCGTCAGTCAATGGTTTGCACCTGCCGACGTGATCGCCCTAGTGAAACTCACCCAGGTCATTGCTTCGGAGCTACAGCACGACGGGTGCATGAATACTTGCCTCCGCGATGAATTGCGCGGTGTAGCGGTGCTTCTTGATGAGGCACTGGACAAACTCAAAACCGAACACGATTCCACAGGAGACAAGATTCGATGAGAAGCAAACTGGTGCATGAACTACGCCATGGCCTGCTGGTCGTGCGTGTTCGCAAAACAAAGTCTGGCGACTCAACGCGTCACAAATTGTCAATTCACAGACTCTACCGGAACGGTGACCTTTGGCACGAATCGAGTCGGCTGGGACGAGACGATATTCCATCCGTTCGCTTTTTACTCGATGAGGCCCACACATGGATCCTGTCGCAAGAAGCGTGCGAAGAAAGCTGTGAGGGAATACGCGAATGATGGATCAACGACCAAGCATCGTGGAGAGCCTTCAACCGTTGGTGGAAACGAATACTCGATTCAGCACAGTCTATGCGGACCCGCCTTGGTCATAC includes these proteins:
- a CDS encoding TraM recognition domain-containing protein, whose product is MPRSVYRQSAGNPIQTSMLPAEPLELEFAYRRGVDNTDDAYTWRVMKELTIASFVGLVACWLQLFVFDVGLLLMLGVAIALYLFLRAASSHFHAIRDLGLGMVLAAWIYHPFMPPIAIELFVALIASAFVAREISRHYAFVSTVAPMPLARAWDIRDSVCWTTLASSLLLVPIALAALIPHAMPVLLAASVFGWIVMTYLFVANPHAYFTGFCGAVKTWCSYNRDEHQLAGILSSPSGNCRRRLTLLVVALLLNVFAFFRVTVLSQAAEGAAQVGRLAGSVGPLEFIVNLAAVSLLFAALAIIPVLMLMLSVAIVGTPVFARLSIPKPSFVPAHEWKEITDRIRRSNNLVERNSLYLGRVSFDQSPMLVPHDVFREHAHFLGDSGSGKTARGLAPFIEQVLGSGNASVMVLDLKGDSPELLQTLRKGAETAKELTGNEVPVRYFTLREELATYGFNPFKLACWDKLNDLQKTDILCGALGLNYGTDYGEGYFSSANASVLYATVSHFPDINNFEQLRDRIAFVISRPKSHGLDDKSRDAGNHVRMSVTRLAAIASLNISDECTPNAEVLRHNIDPTRLFASAEAHYFSLSTTLGPGSSPEIARLATYMLLTAATMTDRNVPVYLVIDEFQRMASRNLDYLLQLARSMGVAVILANQSMQDLKRYDLISTLETNCRYRQWFAISGWDDQDRLSHASGETIDTLDSVSVTHSTSDRGASTSTNHSSREVVSPRLTKNDVKLVSDDDRKSIVLINRGSGYAQYGGMPVVIESDFHISQAEYSNRKSAPWPSDDKGTFVPSTWNRPTPTIPHRGRRANMTPTVTQETISIEPTKTATAGVPVAETPATKSPQAAKPRRKKSRATKRRKKQQQPQVSVEPTTQTENLFDRYLQENPIEIESDTSSVGASR
- a CDS encoding protein kinase domain-containing protein, whose amino-acid sequence is MATNRPNHGRTVLADSGKLIATMNQRGITVEQLAQRAGCSVGTVNNLLVGKAVYRNTLAAIAEALDVSLAVLLSQTKGQASAGTVHEYLISEVLTDWIVASNGLRFQICRLRHLELDRQARGKRFDLRDLSTDEEQRCKTWIKRHPNVCSAIGNHPNIARNITAFHDPIESFYWVIDEWIEGETLARTLRSGKLSRSHAKSLIADIAHGLAALHGQEIVCRELSPSSILIHQPEGRAILTEFELAKLIDRGPTVSTDDWPADPYRAGEADSDDVDTRADIYSWGRIAIHVLAGELPPPGQERAFCESLSLPEPLTELIASATAFLRSDRPNSVAEVIRRLGLVDYER